The nucleotide sequence AACAGCTCCAACATAATAAGTTCCACTTGTATAAATTGCAACAGACTGAGTAGCCTGTGAATCAGGATACCATAAATATCCAGGAGCAGGTGAGCTTTGTAGAATTACGCTGTCACCTTCACAGAAAGTAGTAGAACCTAAAGCTGTAATAGTGGGTTTTACTGGTGTGCTTCCAAAATTAACTGATACAGGATCGGACAATCTTGAACAGCCACTTGCATATGTTGCAGAAACCCAGTGAGTTCCTGAACTAGTAACTGTAATACTTTGTGCTGTACTGCCGCTAGGCATCCAATTATAGTTGTTTGCTGATGATGAAGTAAGCACAAGAGTGTCTCCAATGCAAGATGGGCTAGGTCCATTTACAAAAACAGTTGGTTTAGGATTATTCAACACATTAACCTCAATTGTATTAGACTCGCTGAAACAACCATTAGCAGCAATAGCTCTAACAGTGTGATTTCCAGATGTATATACATATGAATTTTGAGTTGTATCTCCATTAGACCATAAATAAGAATCATATGCGGTATTGCATTTTAATAGCACGCTATCGCCATCACAAAATGTTGTAGCGCCAGAAGCCGCAATAGTAGGAACTGCAGGAACAGGTTTAACAAGAATATAATCTGTTTTTGTTATAATGCTGTTCCCTTTCTCTGATGTAATAAATAGAGTAACAGAATATGTTCCCGGTGTGTTATAAGTTACCGAAGGATTTTGTTCTGTAGAATTAGTTGGATTTCCGCCGTTAAAAGTCCATGCCCATGAAGTAGGCATGCCTAAACTAAGGTCAGTATAGTTAACTGTATCACCCTCACAAATTTCAAGTTTATCACCATCAAATTCAGCAAAAGGAGCACATGCTGTGAGCATGACCATCATTGCATGACCATCATCAGCACCTCCTGCATAAATATCAGGATAAACATGTGTGCAAATTGCTTGAGTTACGCCAAATGTGGAGTATCCGTCATCAACTCCTC is from Bacteroidales bacterium and encodes:
- a CDS encoding PKD domain-containing protein; protein product: MKLLQFIKPLLLIALIAISGLSYAQYKGGNASGSDMTISLQSTCSPAAYPNMYKGGVADGYEVVTFIQVNCSHSHVYPDIYKGGNDDGHVSLGITQANCVPHTYLSIYSGGNDSSYAPSLETNQANCVPHTYLDIYTGGNDSSYVSSSETNQANCVPHTYLDIYTGGIDSGYTSSLGIAQADCSLPVYPNMYAGGVDDGYSTFGLTQADCSLPVYPNMYAGGVDDGYSTFGVTQAICTHVYPDIYAGGADDGHAMMVMLTACAPFAEFDGDKLEICEGDTVNYTDLSLGMPTSWAWTFNGGNPTNSTEQNPSVTYNTPGTYSVTLFITSEKGNSIITKTDYILVKPVPAVPTIAASGATTFCDGDSVLLKCNTAYDSYLWSNGDTTQNSYVYTSGNHTVRAIAANGCFSESNTIEVNVLNNPKPTVFVNGPSPSCIGDTLVLTSSSANNYNWMPSGSTAQSITVTSSGTHWVSATYASGCSRLSDPVSVNFGSTPVKPTITALGSTTFCEGDSVILQSSPAPGYLWYPDSQATQSVAIYTSGTYYVGAV